A single region of the Cucumis melo cultivar AY chromosome 3, USDA_Cmelo_AY_1.0, whole genome shotgun sequence genome encodes:
- the LOC103487892 gene encoding photosystem I chlorophyll a/b-binding protein 5, chloroplastic isoform X1, with product MAVSISAATPFHLHPSSSSHTPLFNPTNQFVRLRSPSRPSLLIAHAQSEHRQTWLPGLDPPPYLDGTLVGDFGFDPLGLGEDPDSLKWYVQAELVHCRFAMLGVAGVLLTDLLRVTGISELPVWYNAGAVEYGFANKRTLFIVQLLLMGFVETKRYMDFKSPGSQAQEGTFFGLEAAFEGLEPGYPGGPLLNPLGIAKDVKNAHDWKLKEIKNGRLAMVAMLGIFVQAYVTHTGPIDNLVEHLSNPWHKTIIQTLSSSSP from the exons ATGGCGGTTTCAATTTCAGCAGCCACTCCCTTCCATCTCCACCCTTCTTCTTCGTCTCACACTCCCTTATTCAACCCTACTAACCAGTTCGTCCGCCTCCGATCGCCTTCCCGCCCCTCACTATTAATAGCTCATGCTCAATCGGAGCACCGTCAAACATGGCTTCCCGGCCTCGACCCCCCACCGTATCTCGACGGAACCCTTGTCGGCGATTTTGGATTCGACCCACTTGGTCTCGGCGAGGACCCAGATAGCTTGAAGTGGTACGTTCAAGCAGAGCTTGTTCATTGCCGCTTCGCCATGCTCGGCGTCGCTGGAGTTCTTCTCACTGAT TTGCTTCGCGTTACAGGGATCAGTGAATTGCCAGTTTGGTATAATGCCGGTGCCGTTGAATATGGTTTTGCCAACAAACGAACTCTTTTCATTGTTCAGCTGCTTTTGATGGG GTTTGTGGAAACTAAAAGGTATATGGATTTCAAAAGCCCTGGATCTCAAGCACAAGAAGGAACTTTCTTTGGATTAGAAGCTGCTTTTGAAGGTCTCGAGCCCGG ATACCCTGGGGGTCCTCTGTTGAATCCTCTTGGCATTGCTAAAGATGTCAAGAATGCTCATGACTGGAAACTCAAGGAGATTAAGAATG GACGGCTTGCGATGGTAGCCATGCTTGGGATCTTCGTGCAAGCTTATGTTACTCATACAGGGCCAATAGATAACCTTGTGGAGCACCTTTCTAATCCATGGCACAAGACTATTATCCAGACACTTTCAAGCTCAAGTCcttaa
- the LOC103487892 gene encoding photosystem I chlorophyll a/b-binding protein 5, chloroplastic isoform X2 has product MAVSISAATPFHLHPSSSSHTPLFNPTNQFVRLRSPSRPSLLIAHAQSEHRQTWLPGLDPPPYLDGTLVGDFGFDPLGLGEDPDSLKWYVQAELVHCRFAMLGVAGVLLTDLLRVTGISELPVWYNAGAVEYGFANKRTLFIVQLLLMGFVETKRYMDFKSPGSQAQEGTFFGLEAAFEGLEPGYNLSILYKGTVLLFCLTFYQNSYFEDTLGVLC; this is encoded by the exons ATGGCGGTTTCAATTTCAGCAGCCACTCCCTTCCATCTCCACCCTTCTTCTTCGTCTCACACTCCCTTATTCAACCCTACTAACCAGTTCGTCCGCCTCCGATCGCCTTCCCGCCCCTCACTATTAATAGCTCATGCTCAATCGGAGCACCGTCAAACATGGCTTCCCGGCCTCGACCCCCCACCGTATCTCGACGGAACCCTTGTCGGCGATTTTGGATTCGACCCACTTGGTCTCGGCGAGGACCCAGATAGCTTGAAGTGGTACGTTCAAGCAGAGCTTGTTCATTGCCGCTTCGCCATGCTCGGCGTCGCTGGAGTTCTTCTCACTGAT TTGCTTCGCGTTACAGGGATCAGTGAATTGCCAGTTTGGTATAATGCCGGTGCCGTTGAATATGGTTTTGCCAACAAACGAACTCTTTTCATTGTTCAGCTGCTTTTGATGGG GTTTGTGGAAACTAAAAGGTATATGGATTTCAAAAGCCCTGGATCTCAAGCACAAGAAGGAACTTTCTTTGGATTAGAAGCTGCTTTTGAAGGTCTCGAGCCCGG GTATAACCTGTCAATTCTATACAAAGGCACCGTCTTACTATTCTGTCTCACATTCTATCAAAACTCATACTTTGAAG ATACCCTGGGGGTCCTCTGTTGA